A window of the Equus asinus isolate D_3611 breed Donkey chromosome 20, EquAss-T2T_v2, whole genome shotgun sequence genome harbors these coding sequences:
- the CIMAP1D gene encoding protein CIMAP1D isoform X1, whose protein sequence is MGTLGCNPAPRLTTAPLGRRATECQIPETGLRKTCGAATVEKGSGPGLYVLPSTVGYTNHDCTKVTGPAYSLFRRPSEACPQDASPGPIYFLDPNVTRFGRSCTPAYSMQGRGKYRALEVTPGPGAYSPEKMAPVRQRTPPAFTLGSRLRPQPPDTSAPAPNTYTLPSLWGSQIFTKPSSPSYSVVGRTPPARPPQDPAEIPGPGQYDSPDPNAYRQRRPAFTMLGRPRAPRPRDETPGPGTHSPEQVTVTKARAPAFTMGIRHSRRAATMAADTTP, encoded by the exons ATGGGGACCCTGGGCTGCAACCCCGCCCCGCGGCTGACCACAGCACCCCTGGGCCGGCGGGCCACCGAGTGCCAGATTCCAGAGACCGGCCTGCGGAAGACCTGCGGGGCAGCCACCGTGGAGAAGG GCTCTGGGCCAGGCTTGTACGTCCTGCCATCCACCGTTGGCTACACCAACCACGACTGCACCAAGGTGACGGGTCCCGCCTACTCGCTCTTCCGGAGGCCCAGCGAGG CATGTCCGCAGGATGCCAGCCCTGGGCCAATCTACTTCCTGGACCCGAACGTCACCCGCTTCGGCCGAAGCTGCACCCCTGCCTACTCCATGCAGGGCCGGGGCAAATATCGGG ctctggaggtgaCGCCGGGCCCCGGGGCCTACAGCCCAGAGAAGATGGCCCCTGTTCGCCAGCGGACCCCCCCGGCTTTCACACTGGGCTCCCGTCTCCGCCCGCAGCCCCCGGacacctcagccccagcccccaacACCTACACGCTGCCCTCCCTCTGGGGCTCCCAGATCTTCACCAAGCCCAGCAGCCCCAGCTACTCGGTGGTGGGCCGCAcgccccccgcccgcccgccgcagGACCCCGCGGAGATCCCAGGCCCGGGACAGTACGACAGCCCGGACCCCAACGCCTACCGCCAGCGCCGGCCGGCCTTCACCATGCTGGGGCGGCCTCGGGCCCCGCGCCCCCGGGACGAGACGCCGGGCCCTGGTACCCACAGCCCCGAGCAGGTCACTGTGACCAAAGCCAGGGCCCCGGCGTTCACCATGGGCATCCGCCACTCCAGACGGGCCGCCACCATGGCCGCGGACACCACGCCCTGA
- the CIMAP1D gene encoding protein CIMAP1D isoform X3, with the protein MQASAVAPPRPGRPVLRTSVPTSSISRLLELLRACPQDASPGPIYFLDPNVTRFGRSCTPAYSMQGRGKYRALEVTPGPGAYSPEKMAPVRQRTPPAFTLGSRLRPQPPDTSAPAPNTYTLPSLWGSQIFTKPSSPSYSVVGRTPPARPPQDPAEIPGPGQYDSPDPNAYRQRRPAFTMLGRPRAPRPRDETPGPGTHSPEQVTVTKARAPAFTMGIRHSRRAATMAADTTP; encoded by the exons ATGCAGGCCAGCGCGGTGGCCCCGCCACGTCCCGGCAGGCCTGTGCTCCGCACATCGGTGCCCACAAGCTCCATCTCCCGACTTCTGGAGCTGCTCCGAG CATGTCCGCAGGATGCCAGCCCTGGGCCAATCTACTTCCTGGACCCGAACGTCACCCGCTTCGGCCGAAGCTGCACCCCTGCCTACTCCATGCAGGGCCGGGGCAAATATCGGG ctctggaggtgaCGCCGGGCCCCGGGGCCTACAGCCCAGAGAAGATGGCCCCTGTTCGCCAGCGGACCCCCCCGGCTTTCACACTGGGCTCCCGTCTCCGCCCGCAGCCCCCGGacacctcagccccagcccccaacACCTACACGCTGCCCTCCCTCTGGGGCTCCCAGATCTTCACCAAGCCCAGCAGCCCCAGCTACTCGGTGGTGGGCCGCAcgccccccgcccgcccgccgcagGACCCCGCGGAGATCCCAGGCCCGGGACAGTACGACAGCCCGGACCCCAACGCCTACCGCCAGCGCCGGCCGGCCTTCACCATGCTGGGGCGGCCTCGGGCCCCGCGCCCCCGGGACGAGACGCCGGGCCCTGGTACCCACAGCCCCGAGCAGGTCACTGTGACCAAAGCCAGGGCCCCGGCGTTCACCATGGGCATCCGCCACTCCAGACGGGCCGCCACCATGGCCGCGGACACCACGCCCTGA
- the CIMAP1D gene encoding protein CIMAP1D isoform X2: MGTLGCNPAPRLTTAPLGRRATECQIPETGLRKTCGAATVEKACPQDASPGPIYFLDPNVTRFGRSCTPAYSMQGRGKYRALEVTPGPGAYSPEKMAPVRQRTPPAFTLGSRLRPQPPDTSAPAPNTYTLPSLWGSQIFTKPSSPSYSVVGRTPPARPPQDPAEIPGPGQYDSPDPNAYRQRRPAFTMLGRPRAPRPRDETPGPGTHSPEQVTVTKARAPAFTMGIRHSRRAATMAADTTP; encoded by the exons ATGGGGACCCTGGGCTGCAACCCCGCCCCGCGGCTGACCACAGCACCCCTGGGCCGGCGGGCCACCGAGTGCCAGATTCCAGAGACCGGCCTGCGGAAGACCTGCGGGGCAGCCACCGTGGAGAAGG CATGTCCGCAGGATGCCAGCCCTGGGCCAATCTACTTCCTGGACCCGAACGTCACCCGCTTCGGCCGAAGCTGCACCCCTGCCTACTCCATGCAGGGCCGGGGCAAATATCGGG ctctggaggtgaCGCCGGGCCCCGGGGCCTACAGCCCAGAGAAGATGGCCCCTGTTCGCCAGCGGACCCCCCCGGCTTTCACACTGGGCTCCCGTCTCCGCCCGCAGCCCCCGGacacctcagccccagcccccaacACCTACACGCTGCCCTCCCTCTGGGGCTCCCAGATCTTCACCAAGCCCAGCAGCCCCAGCTACTCGGTGGTGGGCCGCAcgccccccgcccgcccgccgcagGACCCCGCGGAGATCCCAGGCCCGGGACAGTACGACAGCCCGGACCCCAACGCCTACCGCCAGCGCCGGCCGGCCTTCACCATGCTGGGGCGGCCTCGGGCCCCGCGCCCCCGGGACGAGACGCCGGGCCCTGGTACCCACAGCCCCGAGCAGGTCACTGTGACCAAAGCCAGGGCCCCGGCGTTCACCATGGGCATCCGCCACTCCAGACGGGCCGCCACCATGGCCGCGGACACCACGCCCTGA
- the MADCAM1 gene encoding mucosal addressin cell adhesion molecule 1 isoform X2 encodes MEWGLGLLLPLFLGLLRRGRGALEVEPPELVVAVEVGGSQQLTCRVACADPGAASVQWRGLDTSLGAVQSGAGSSVLSVRNASLAAAGIRVCVGSCGNSTFQRTVELLVFSFPDQLTVFPVALVAGRDQEVTCTAHNVSPARRDDQNTVSFSLLLGDRELEGAQAQDPELEEESQDGEDSLFQVTQRWLLPLLGTSPPPALQCQATMRLPGLERSHRQPIPVLHSLTSREPPVMTSPEATPQQGSTRSPGSPDPTSPRPTSPGPTSGNSSARTCRPEIHQSPAPGGLELLCEAACSPGVAVRWIQAPGGLEAYDRREAGAQAWLSMPWAECTPEGWFQCRLDPGGQMASLYLVPQICSPVPSVTVWTGSVVLALLLLAVLTYRLWKCCRQTTGPTSSSGPPALPGPD; translated from the exons ATGGAGTGGGGCCTcggcctcctgctgcccctctTCTTGGGGCTGCTGCGGCGCGGCCGCG GTGCCCTGGAGGTGGAGCCGCCCGAGCTCGTGGTGGCGGTGGAAGTGGGTGGGTCGCAGCAGCTGACCTGCCGCGTGGCCTGCGCGGACCCCGGGGCGGCCTCGGTGCAGTGGCGCGGCCTGGACACCAGCCTGGGCGCCGTGCAGTCGGGCGCGGGCAGCAGCGTCCTCTCCGTGCGCAATGCCTCGCTGGCGGCGGCGGGGATCCGCGTGTGCGTGGGCTCCTGCGGGAACTCCACCTTCCAGCGGACCGTGGAACTGCTGGTGTTCT CCTTCCCGGACCAGCTGACGGTCTTCCCAGTGGCCCTGGTGGCCGGGCGGGACCAGGAGGTGACCTGTACAGCCCACAACGTCTCGCCTGCCAGGCGAGACGACCAGAACACCGTCTCCTTCTCCCTGCTCCTGGGGGACCGGGAGCTGGAGGGGGCGCAGGCCCAGGACCCGGAACTGGAGGAGGAGTCCCAGGACGGCGAGGACTCGCTGTTCCAAGTGACACAGCGctggctgctgcccctgctggggaCCTCCCCCCCGCCCGCCCTCCAATGCCAGGCCACCATGAGGCTGCCCGGCTTGGAGCGGAGCCACCGCCAGCCCATTCCAG TCCTGCACAGCCTGACCTCCCGGGAGCCCCCTGTCATGACCTCCCCAGAGGCAACGCCCCAGCAGGGCTCCACCCGCAGCCCTGGGAGTCCAGACCCCACGAGTCCTCGCCCCACCAGTCCAGGCCCCACCTCTGGGAACAGCTCCGCCAGGACCTGCCGCCCTGAGATCCACCAGTCGCCTGCGCCAGGGGGCCTGGAGCTGCTGTGTGAGGCGGCCTGCAGCCCTGGTGTGGCCGTGCGCTGGATCCAAGCCCCTGGTGGTCTGGAGGCCTACGATAGGCGGGAGGCCGGAGCCCAGGCTTGGCTGAGCATGCCGTGGGCCGAGTGCACCCCCGAGGGGTGGTTCCAGTGTCGCCTGGACCCCGGGGGCCAGATGGCCAGCCTGTACCTGGTCCCGCAAATCT GCTCCCCAGTGCCGTCCGTGACCGTGTGGACGGGCAGCGTGGTGCTggcgctgctgctgctggcgGTCCTCACCTATCGCCTGTGGAAATGCTGCCGACAGACCACGGGGCCCACCagctcctctgggccccctgccctgcctggaCCTGACTGA
- the MADCAM1 gene encoding mucosal addressin cell adhesion molecule 1 isoform X1, with translation MEWGLGLLLPLFLGLLRRGRGEGGELRERRSLGRGGGSGALEVEPPELVVAVEVGGSQQLTCRVACADPGAASVQWRGLDTSLGAVQSGAGSSVLSVRNASLAAAGIRVCVGSCGNSTFQRTVELLVFSFPDQLTVFPVALVAGRDQEVTCTAHNVSPARRDDQNTVSFSLLLGDRELEGAQAQDPELEEESQDGEDSLFQVTQRWLLPLLGTSPPPALQCQATMRLPGLERSHRQPIPVLHSLTSREPPVMTSPEATPQQGSTRSPGSPDPTSPRPTSPGPTSGNSSARTCRPEIHQSPAPGGLELLCEAACSPGVAVRWIQAPGGLEAYDRREAGAQAWLSMPWAECTPEGWFQCRLDPGGQMASLYLVPQICSPVPSVTVWTGSVVLALLLLAVLTYRLWKCCRQTTGPTSSSGPPALPGPD, from the exons ATGGAGTGGGGCCTcggcctcctgctgcccctctTCTTGGGGCTGCTGCGGCGCGGCCGCGGTGAGGGTGGGGAGCTCCGGGAGCGGAGgagtctggggaggggaggggggtcaG GTGCCCTGGAGGTGGAGCCGCCCGAGCTCGTGGTGGCGGTGGAAGTGGGTGGGTCGCAGCAGCTGACCTGCCGCGTGGCCTGCGCGGACCCCGGGGCGGCCTCGGTGCAGTGGCGCGGCCTGGACACCAGCCTGGGCGCCGTGCAGTCGGGCGCGGGCAGCAGCGTCCTCTCCGTGCGCAATGCCTCGCTGGCGGCGGCGGGGATCCGCGTGTGCGTGGGCTCCTGCGGGAACTCCACCTTCCAGCGGACCGTGGAACTGCTGGTGTTCT CCTTCCCGGACCAGCTGACGGTCTTCCCAGTGGCCCTGGTGGCCGGGCGGGACCAGGAGGTGACCTGTACAGCCCACAACGTCTCGCCTGCCAGGCGAGACGACCAGAACACCGTCTCCTTCTCCCTGCTCCTGGGGGACCGGGAGCTGGAGGGGGCGCAGGCCCAGGACCCGGAACTGGAGGAGGAGTCCCAGGACGGCGAGGACTCGCTGTTCCAAGTGACACAGCGctggctgctgcccctgctggggaCCTCCCCCCCGCCCGCCCTCCAATGCCAGGCCACCATGAGGCTGCCCGGCTTGGAGCGGAGCCACCGCCAGCCCATTCCAG TCCTGCACAGCCTGACCTCCCGGGAGCCCCCTGTCATGACCTCCCCAGAGGCAACGCCCCAGCAGGGCTCCACCCGCAGCCCTGGGAGTCCAGACCCCACGAGTCCTCGCCCCACCAGTCCAGGCCCCACCTCTGGGAACAGCTCCGCCAGGACCTGCCGCCCTGAGATCCACCAGTCGCCTGCGCCAGGGGGCCTGGAGCTGCTGTGTGAGGCGGCCTGCAGCCCTGGTGTGGCCGTGCGCTGGATCCAAGCCCCTGGTGGTCTGGAGGCCTACGATAGGCGGGAGGCCGGAGCCCAGGCTTGGCTGAGCATGCCGTGGGCCGAGTGCACCCCCGAGGGGTGGTTCCAGTGTCGCCTGGACCCCGGGGGCCAGATGGCCAGCCTGTACCTGGTCCCGCAAATCT GCTCCCCAGTGCCGTCCGTGACCGTGTGGACGGGCAGCGTGGTGCTggcgctgctgctgctggcgGTCCTCACCTATCGCCTGTGGAAATGCTGCCGACAGACCACGGGGCCCACCagctcctctgggccccctgccctgcctggaCCTGACTGA